The following proteins come from a genomic window of Carassius carassius chromosome 10, fCarCar2.1, whole genome shotgun sequence:
- the LOC132151616 gene encoding protein-arginine deiminase type-2-like isoform X2, with protein MVPRRSFTIDTEKTTRTTYVLGTELTVNLNRCAPPESKFFSIKCSPNVYYKITPQAKDKNTVPYPLTPNSVLIITMDAISKTANDSKLSVRFYGEKTEALGDALLHLTAVEISLDVDADRDGVVEKNNPNKGSWKWGPNGHGAILLVNCDSETSYKKTLDSDNDEIRKVSDLQDMSKMILRTNGPAELPEGYRLTMHISQSTSENVRVFRPRTKGKKVDGWKHKLLKLFLKDYIMVVGTDMLTQEVPNLGGKTEQEFFVEGLRFPDKDFDGLITINLSLLEPCGKDFPETPVFTDKVVFHISPWIMTPNTLKPVEVYVCSTDDNYSFLKSIRNLVEKCGYKLKICHKYMNRGDRWMQDELEFGYIDSPHHHFPVVLDSPRDGALQDFPYDSILGPDFGYVTRYALNEEVSSLDSFGNLEVSPPVTVNGKSYPLGRIIIGVAFPTATHGRNMTKVVQDFLWAQKVQEPIALYSDWLFVGHVDEFMTFVPAPDRKKFRLLLASPDAGYKVFKSLQINGNGKAEMFPGLPEAISVNEILSDKKLQAENRYVQNCIDWNRDVLKKELGLDDEDIIDLPILFKVLEEETRAVAYYPDMVNMIVLGDQLGIPKPFGPKVNGRCALETEVCSLLEPLGLKCTFIDDFAPYHKLLGEVHCGSNVLREQSPFKWWNLEL; from the exons ATGGTGCCCCGACGATCATTTACCATTGACACTGAGAAAACGACAAGGACGACATATGTGCTCGGAACGGAGTTGACGGTGAATTTAAACAG GTGTGCCCCACCGGAGTCCAAATTCTTCTCGATAAAATGCAGCCCAAACGTGTATTACAAGATCACTCCCCAAGCCAAGGACAAGAACACCGTTCCGTACCCCCTCACCCCAAACTCTGTCCTCATCATAACCATGGACGCAATCAGCAAGACTGCCAACGACAGCAAG CTATCTGTGAGGTTCTATGGAGAGAAAACTGAGGCTCTTGGGGATGCCCTGCTGCATCTAACAGCTGTTG AGATATCTCTGGACGTAGATGCTGACCGAGATGGCGTTGTCGAGAAGAACAATCCAAACAAG GGATCGTGGAAGTGGGGTCCAAATGGCCACGGTGCAATTCTGCTGGTCAACTGTGACTCAGAGACTTCTTACAAGAAGACACTGGACAGTGACAATGATGAGATCCGCAAAGTCTCGG attTGCAGGACATGTCCAAAATGATCCTGCGCACCAACGGTCCAGCTGAACTTCCTGAAGGCTATAGACTGACCATGCACATCTCACAGAGCACTTCAGAGAACGTGAGAGTCTTTAGACCTCGCACAAAAGGAAAGAAAGTCGATGGTTGGA AGCATAAACTCCTGAAGTTGTTCTTGAAAGATTATATCATGGTGGTGGGAACGGACATGCTGACACAGGAAGTGCCCAATCTAGGAGGCAAAACTGAACAGGAATTCTTTGTTGAGGGTCTTCGCTTCCCTGATAAAGACTTTGATGGGCTCATCACCATCAACCTCAGTCTACTAGAGCCCTGTGGCAAG gatTTCCCTGAAACTCCAGTCTTTACAGATAAAGTGGTATTTCATATTTCTCCCTGGATCATGACCCCAAATACGCTCAAACCTGTGGAGGTGTACGTGTGCAG CACAGATGATAACTACTCATTCCTGAAGAGCATAAGGAACCTGGTGGAAAAATGTGGCTACAAACTGAAAATATGCCATAAGTACATGAACCGAGGTGACCGCTGGATGCAG GATGAGCTTGAGTTTGGTTACATTGACTCTCCCCATCATCACTTCCCTGTTGTACTGGACTCTCCTCGTGATGGAGCTCTTCAGGATTTCCCCTACGACTCCATTCTG GGGCCAGACTTTGGGTACGTGACACGGTATGCTTTAAATGAGGAGGTGAGCAGTCTGGACTCCTTTGGTAACCTGGAAGTAAGTCCACCAGTCACAGTGAACGGGAAAAGTTACCCACTTGGCAGAATCATCATTGGGGTGGCGTTCCCTAC TGCAACACATGGCCGCAACATGACCAAAGTCGTCCAGGACTTCCTGTGGGCACAGAAGGTTCAAGAGCCAATAGCACtgtactctgattggctgtttgtgGGTCATGTGGATGAGTTTATGACCTTTGTTCCAGCCCCTGACCGAAAG AAATTCAGGTTGCTGCTTGCTAGCCCTGACGCTGGATACAAAGTTTTCAAAAGCTTACAAATCAATGGGAATGGAAAAGCAGAAATGTTTCCGG GTTTGCCAGAGGCCATCTCTGTAAATGAGATCCTGAGTGACAAAAAGCTACAGGCTGAAAACCGATATGTGCAG AACTGTATTGACTGGAACAGGGACGTGCTGAAGAAAGAGCTGGGGTTGGACGATGAGGACATCATTGATTTGCCCATCCtgtttaaagtgttagaagaggAAACGAGGGCTGTGGCTTATTATCCCGACATG GTGAACATGATCGTGTTGGGGGATCAGCTGGGCATCCCAAAACCGTTTGGGCCGAAGGTGAATGGCAGGTGTGCTCTGGAGACAGAGGTGTGTTCTCTTCTGGAGCCTCTGGGCCTCAAATGTACCTTcattgatgactttgccccataCCACAAACTGCTGGGCGAAGTTCACTGCGGTTCCAATGTTCTTCGAGAGCAGTCACCTTTCAAATGGTGGAACCTAGAGCTGTGA
- the LOC132151617 gene encoding leucine-rich repeats and immunoglobulin-like domains protein 2 isoform X1 — MAEGWPIPQALLLLLLLLVVSVAGLDTCPSPCTCSAGPGAAQLLDCSRKRLTAAALGAPVWITHASMNQNELTAVPFLGDVSSNITALSLVHNRISEVVAEQLLPYSSLESLDLSSNSISELKAGSFPPMQLKHLNLSKNKISSLEPGCFGNISSLLVLKINQNRLSVLPDKVFTLSHLQVLELRRNRIRVVESLIFKELKALKSLKMQRNGITKLMDGALFGLENMEELELEYNNLTELNKGWLYGLHMLRILQVNQNNIGLIRADAWEFCHRLEELDLSFNHLSRLEDWVFSGLGLLQSLNLGDNQISHLGERVFSSLANIRTLDIRNNEISLAIEDLVGMFVGLKRLNSLVLQNNKIRTITKRAFEGLMELEHLDLRKNGIMSIHPDAFTHLKLKTLDLNTSSLLCDCQLQWLAQWLIDSQFQQSCAAVCAHPSFLAGSSVLAIKPEDFVCNDFPKPQISAHPKTTVALRGTNITLNCSAFSSSDSPMSTAWRKDGEVLYDAQVQNYARYQDHRLLYTTVLHLLNVNFTDEGQYQCVVSNHFGSNYSTMAKLTVNELPTFLKTPMDLTIRTGTVARLECAAEGHPTPQIAWQKDGGINFPAARERRMHVMPDDDTFFIANVKTEDMGVYSCTAKNEAGTLSTNATLTVLETPSFQRPLEDRNVARGETAVLQCIARGSPAPRLNWTKDDAPLVLTERHFFAAANQLLIIVDASPADAGKYTCIMSNTLGTERGHIYLSVSPSANCDPVTSIYSQDGWTTVGIVVMVVVCCVVGTSLVWVMVIYHMRRKSEDYSITNTDEMNLSADIPSYLSSQGTLSEPQEGYSNSENGSYQQLMPSHANSYVHKGTDGVCYGEVSSVGNPDANGLGSRVGSFFAGRSSFHRSEPREGQGNVPNGGPGPLVICSDCYDNANIYSRTREYCPYAYLTEDDSLVSQISRDGHQSSHQERDQHTEHADAALESFISQQNASVFLTNHEPRLPASQHYSTDVPSRSFWDGEETHSILTQGSVTVHKPPMGLSAGDGREDRRGALEEGSYRTNPQESTSAPT, encoded by the exons ATGGCGGAGGGCTGGCCCATCCCCCAGGCCCTGctcctgctcctgctcctgcTCGTAGTGAGTGTCGCGGGCCTGGACACTTGCCCTTCTCCCTGTACGTGTTCCGCTGGTCCAGGTGCAGCACAGTTGCTGGATTGCAGTAGGAAGAGACTGACTGCTGCAGCTCTGggagctccagtctggatcacCCATGC GTCTATGAATCAGAATGAACTTACAGCGGTGCCTTTTCTTGGAGATGTCTCATCCAACATCACAGCGCTGTCACT TGTTCATAACCGAATCTCTGAAGTTGTGGCGGAGCAGCTGTTGCCATATTCATCTCTGGAAAGTCTGGACTTGAGCTCTAATTCTATATCTGAGCTTAAGGCCGGGTCATTCCCTCCCATGCAGCTGAAACATCT AAACCTGAGCAAAAACAAGATAAGTTCCTTGGAGCCCGGTTGTTTCGGAAACATCAGCTCACTTCTGGTGTTGAAGATAAACCAGAACAGACTCTCTGTGCTGCCTGATAAAGTCTTCACCCTCTCTCATCTCCAAGTCTT agaGTTGAGGCGCAACAGGATTCGTGTGGTGGAAAGTCTCATTTTCAAAGAACTGAAGGCTCTTAAATCGTTAAAGATGCAGCGCAACGGCATCACAAAGCTGATGGATGGAGCTCTCTTTGGTTTGGAAAACATGGAGGAACT AGAGTTGGAGTATAATAATCTGACAGAGCTGAATAAGGGCTGGTTATATGGCCTGCACATGCTCCGGATTCTGCAGGTAAATCAGAACAATATTGGACTCATCCGAGCCGATGCCTGGGAGTTTTGCCATCGCCTGGAGGAGCT GGATTTGTCCTTCAATCACTTGAGTCGACTGGAGGATTGGGTGTTTTCTGGTCTCGGTCTCCTGCAGAGTCTCAACTTGGGTGACAATCAAATCTCACACCTGGGAGAAAGAGTGTTCAGCAGCCTGGCTAACATCCGCACATT GGACATCCGAAATAATGAGATCTCTCTTGCCATCGAGGACTTGGTTGGCATGTTTGTGGGTTTGAAGAGGCTGAACTCGCT AGTTTTACAGAATAATAAAATCAGGACCATCACTAAGAGAGCGTTTGAGGGGCTGATGGAGCTGGAGCATTT GGACCTGCGTAAGAATGGCATCATGTCTATTCATCCTGATGCTTTCActcatttaaaacttaaaacact TGATCTGAACACCAGCAGCCTCCTGTGTGACTGTCAGCTGCAGTGGTTGGCTCAGTGGTTGATTGACAGTCAGTTCCAGCAATCCTGCGCTGCCGTCTGTGCTCATCCCTCTTTCCTGGCAGGATCTAGTGTGCTTGCTATTAAACCAGAGGATTTTGTCTGCA ATGACTTCCCTAAACCCCAGATCAGCGCTCATCCCAAGACCACTGTGGCCTTGCGTGGGACCAACATCACTCTAAACTGTTCTGCGTTCAGTAGCAGCGATTCTCCCATGAGCACCGCCTGGCGCAAAGACGGAGAGGTGCTGTATGATGCTCAGGTGCAGAACTACGCTCGGTACCAGGATCACCGCCTCCTCTACACCACCGTACTCCACCTGCTTAATGTCAATTTCACAGATGAGGGCCAGTACCAGTGTGTGGTCTCCAACCATTTTGGATCCAACTACTCCACCATGGCCAAGCTCACTGTTAATG AGCTCCCCACCTTCCTGAAGACACCTATGGACCTGACCATCCGCACCGGTACAGTCGCTAGGTTGGAGTGCGCTGCGGAGGGACACCCGACACCGCAGATCGCCTGGCAGAAAGACGGTGGTATCAATTTCCCTGCCGCCCGTGAAAGAAGGATGCATGTCATGCCAGATGATGACACTTTTTTCATTGCTAATGTGAAGACGGAGGATATGGGCGTCTATAGCTGTACAGCGAAAAACGAGGCGGGCACCCTGTCAACCAATGCCACTCTTACTGTGCTTG aaaccccATCCTTCCAGCGCCCTCTAGAGGACCGTAATGTTGCCCGAGGTGAGACTGCTGTCCTCCAGTGCATAGCACGTGGTAGTCCTGCCCCCCGTCTCAACTGGACCAAAGACGATGCCCCGTTGGTGCTGACGGAACGTCACTTCTTCGCCGCAGCCAATCAGCTCCTCATAATCGTAGATGCCAGCCCTGCTGATGCAGGGAAATACACGTGCATCATGTCCAACACGCTTGGCACAGAGCGCGGTCATATCTACCTCAGCGTCTCACCCTCAGCCAACTGTGACCCGGTGACCAGCATATACAGTCAGGACGGATGGACAACAGTTGGCATAGTAGTGATGGTGGTCGTCTGCTGCGTCGTTGGCACCTCGCTTGTGTGGGTCATGGTCATTTATCACATGAGGAGGAAGAGTGAAGACTACAGCATAACAAATACAG ATGAGATGAACCTATCAGCAGACATTCCCAGTTACCTCTCATCTCAGGGTACGCTGTCCGAGCCTCAGGAGGGCTACAGTAACTCAGAAAATGGAAGCTACCAGCAGCTTATGCCGTCTCATGCTAACAGTTACGTCCACAAAGGCACTGACG GAGTATGTTATGGTGAAGTGAGCAGTGTTGGTAATCCAGATGCTAATGGACTAGGTAGTCGAGTGGGCTCTTTCTTTGCTGGACGTAGCAGCTTCCACCGGAGTGAACCCAGAGAGGGACAGGGAAATGTCCCTAATG GTGGACCAGGCCCTCTAGTCATCTGTTCAGACTGCTACGACAATGCCAACATCTACTCGCGCACGCGTGAGTACTGTCCATACGCCTACCTGACAGAGGATGACTCCCTTGTATCTCAGATCTCTCGGGATGGACACCAGAGCAGCCATCAAGAGCGGGATCAGCACACGGAGCACGCAGATGCGGCACTGGAGAGTTTTATAAGTCAGCAGAATGCCTCTGTGTTCCTCACCAACCATGAACCACGACTACCAGCGTCACAACACTATAGCACTG ATGTCCCAAGCAGGTCATTTTGGGATGGTGAAGAAACCCACTCTATCCTCACCCAGGGCTCAGTGACTGTACACAAGCCCCCGATGGGTCTGTCCGCTGGGGACGGCCGAGAGGACAGGAGGGGGGCACTAGAGGAAGGCTCATACAGGACTAACCCACAGGAAAGCACCTCTGCACCCACATAA
- the LOC132151617 gene encoding leucine-rich repeats and immunoglobulin-like domains protein 2 isoform X2 — translation MAEGWPIPQALLLLLLLLVVSVAGLDTCPSPCTCSAGPGAAQLLDCSRKRLTAAALGAPVWITHASMNQNELTAVPFLGDVSSNITALSLVHNRISEVVAEQLLPYSSLESLDLSSNSISELKAGSFPPMQLKHLNLSKNKISSLEPGCFGNISSLLVLKINQNRLSVLPDKVFTLSHLQVLELRRNRIRVVESLIFKELKALKSLKMQRNGITKLMDGALFGLENMEELELEYNNLTELNKGWLYGLHMLRILQVNQNNIGLIRADAWEFCHRLEELDLSFNHLSRLEDWVFSGLGLLQSLNLGDNQISHLGERVFSSLANIRTLDIRNNEISLAIEDLVGMFVGLKRLNSLVLQNNKIRTITKRAFEGLMELEHLDLRKNGIMSIHPDAFTHLKLKTLDLNTSSLLCDCQLQWLAQWLIDSQFQQSCAAVCAHPSFLAGSSVLAIKPEDFVCNDFPKPQISAHPKTTVALRGTNITLNCSAFSSSDSPMSTAWRKDGEVLYDAQVQNYARYQDHRLLYTTVLHLLNVNFTDEGQYQCVVSNHFGSNYSTMAKLTVNELPTFLKTPMDLTIRTGTVARLECAAEGHPTPQIAWQKDGGINFPAARERRMHVMPDDDTFFIANVKTEDMGVYSCTAKNEAGTLSTNATLTVLETPSFQRPLEDRNVARGETAVLQCIARGSPAPRLNWTKDDAPLVLTERHFFAAANQLLIIVDASPADAGKYTCIMSNTLGTERGHIYLSVSPSANCDPVTSIYSQDGWTTVGIVVMVVVCCVVGTSLVWVMVIYHMRRKSEDYSITNTDEMNLSADIPSYLSSQGTLSEPQEGYSNSENGSYQQLMPSHANSYVHKGTDGVCYGEVSSVGNPDANGLGSRVGSFFAGRSSFHRSEPREGQGNVPNGPLVICSDCYDNANIYSRTREYCPYAYLTEDDSLVSQISRDGHQSSHQERDQHTEHADAALESFISQQNASVFLTNHEPRLPASQHYSTDVPSRSFWDGEETHSILTQGSVTVHKPPMGLSAGDGREDRRGALEEGSYRTNPQESTSAPT, via the exons ATGGCGGAGGGCTGGCCCATCCCCCAGGCCCTGctcctgctcctgctcctgcTCGTAGTGAGTGTCGCGGGCCTGGACACTTGCCCTTCTCCCTGTACGTGTTCCGCTGGTCCAGGTGCAGCACAGTTGCTGGATTGCAGTAGGAAGAGACTGACTGCTGCAGCTCTGggagctccagtctggatcacCCATGC GTCTATGAATCAGAATGAACTTACAGCGGTGCCTTTTCTTGGAGATGTCTCATCCAACATCACAGCGCTGTCACT TGTTCATAACCGAATCTCTGAAGTTGTGGCGGAGCAGCTGTTGCCATATTCATCTCTGGAAAGTCTGGACTTGAGCTCTAATTCTATATCTGAGCTTAAGGCCGGGTCATTCCCTCCCATGCAGCTGAAACATCT AAACCTGAGCAAAAACAAGATAAGTTCCTTGGAGCCCGGTTGTTTCGGAAACATCAGCTCACTTCTGGTGTTGAAGATAAACCAGAACAGACTCTCTGTGCTGCCTGATAAAGTCTTCACCCTCTCTCATCTCCAAGTCTT agaGTTGAGGCGCAACAGGATTCGTGTGGTGGAAAGTCTCATTTTCAAAGAACTGAAGGCTCTTAAATCGTTAAAGATGCAGCGCAACGGCATCACAAAGCTGATGGATGGAGCTCTCTTTGGTTTGGAAAACATGGAGGAACT AGAGTTGGAGTATAATAATCTGACAGAGCTGAATAAGGGCTGGTTATATGGCCTGCACATGCTCCGGATTCTGCAGGTAAATCAGAACAATATTGGACTCATCCGAGCCGATGCCTGGGAGTTTTGCCATCGCCTGGAGGAGCT GGATTTGTCCTTCAATCACTTGAGTCGACTGGAGGATTGGGTGTTTTCTGGTCTCGGTCTCCTGCAGAGTCTCAACTTGGGTGACAATCAAATCTCACACCTGGGAGAAAGAGTGTTCAGCAGCCTGGCTAACATCCGCACATT GGACATCCGAAATAATGAGATCTCTCTTGCCATCGAGGACTTGGTTGGCATGTTTGTGGGTTTGAAGAGGCTGAACTCGCT AGTTTTACAGAATAATAAAATCAGGACCATCACTAAGAGAGCGTTTGAGGGGCTGATGGAGCTGGAGCATTT GGACCTGCGTAAGAATGGCATCATGTCTATTCATCCTGATGCTTTCActcatttaaaacttaaaacact TGATCTGAACACCAGCAGCCTCCTGTGTGACTGTCAGCTGCAGTGGTTGGCTCAGTGGTTGATTGACAGTCAGTTCCAGCAATCCTGCGCTGCCGTCTGTGCTCATCCCTCTTTCCTGGCAGGATCTAGTGTGCTTGCTATTAAACCAGAGGATTTTGTCTGCA ATGACTTCCCTAAACCCCAGATCAGCGCTCATCCCAAGACCACTGTGGCCTTGCGTGGGACCAACATCACTCTAAACTGTTCTGCGTTCAGTAGCAGCGATTCTCCCATGAGCACCGCCTGGCGCAAAGACGGAGAGGTGCTGTATGATGCTCAGGTGCAGAACTACGCTCGGTACCAGGATCACCGCCTCCTCTACACCACCGTACTCCACCTGCTTAATGTCAATTTCACAGATGAGGGCCAGTACCAGTGTGTGGTCTCCAACCATTTTGGATCCAACTACTCCACCATGGCCAAGCTCACTGTTAATG AGCTCCCCACCTTCCTGAAGACACCTATGGACCTGACCATCCGCACCGGTACAGTCGCTAGGTTGGAGTGCGCTGCGGAGGGACACCCGACACCGCAGATCGCCTGGCAGAAAGACGGTGGTATCAATTTCCCTGCCGCCCGTGAAAGAAGGATGCATGTCATGCCAGATGATGACACTTTTTTCATTGCTAATGTGAAGACGGAGGATATGGGCGTCTATAGCTGTACAGCGAAAAACGAGGCGGGCACCCTGTCAACCAATGCCACTCTTACTGTGCTTG aaaccccATCCTTCCAGCGCCCTCTAGAGGACCGTAATGTTGCCCGAGGTGAGACTGCTGTCCTCCAGTGCATAGCACGTGGTAGTCCTGCCCCCCGTCTCAACTGGACCAAAGACGATGCCCCGTTGGTGCTGACGGAACGTCACTTCTTCGCCGCAGCCAATCAGCTCCTCATAATCGTAGATGCCAGCCCTGCTGATGCAGGGAAATACACGTGCATCATGTCCAACACGCTTGGCACAGAGCGCGGTCATATCTACCTCAGCGTCTCACCCTCAGCCAACTGTGACCCGGTGACCAGCATATACAGTCAGGACGGATGGACAACAGTTGGCATAGTAGTGATGGTGGTCGTCTGCTGCGTCGTTGGCACCTCGCTTGTGTGGGTCATGGTCATTTATCACATGAGGAGGAAGAGTGAAGACTACAGCATAACAAATACAG ATGAGATGAACCTATCAGCAGACATTCCCAGTTACCTCTCATCTCAGGGTACGCTGTCCGAGCCTCAGGAGGGCTACAGTAACTCAGAAAATGGAAGCTACCAGCAGCTTATGCCGTCTCATGCTAACAGTTACGTCCACAAAGGCACTGACG GAGTATGTTATGGTGAAGTGAGCAGTGTTGGTAATCCAGATGCTAATGGACTAGGTAGTCGAGTGGGCTCTTTCTTTGCTGGACGTAGCAGCTTCCACCGGAGTGAACCCAGAGAGGGACAGGGAAATGTCCCTAATG GCCCTCTAGTCATCTGTTCAGACTGCTACGACAATGCCAACATCTACTCGCGCACGCGTGAGTACTGTCCATACGCCTACCTGACAGAGGATGACTCCCTTGTATCTCAGATCTCTCGGGATGGACACCAGAGCAGCCATCAAGAGCGGGATCAGCACACGGAGCACGCAGATGCGGCACTGGAGAGTTTTATAAGTCAGCAGAATGCCTCTGTGTTCCTCACCAACCATGAACCACGACTACCAGCGTCACAACACTATAGCACTG ATGTCCCAAGCAGGTCATTTTGGGATGGTGAAGAAACCCACTCTATCCTCACCCAGGGCTCAGTGACTGTACACAAGCCCCCGATGGGTCTGTCCGCTGGGGACGGCCGAGAGGACAGGAGGGGGGCACTAGAGGAAGGCTCATACAGGACTAACCCACAGGAAAGCACCTCTGCACCCACATAA
- the LOC132151616 gene encoding protein-arginine deiminase type-2-like isoform X1 — protein MCHWSEQSVSLLQTRKKWSDITNMFQRTCRLEISVPTQIVHVVGTDLKVIVDRCAPPESKFFSIKCSPNVYYKITPQAKDKNTVPYPLTPNSVLIITMDAISKTANDSKLSVRFYGEKTEALGDALLHLTAVEISLDVDADRDGVVEKNNPNKGSWKWGPNGHGAILLVNCDSETSYKKTLDSDNDEIRKVSDLQDMSKMILRTNGPAELPEGYRLTMHISQSTSENVRVFRPRTKGKKVDGWKHKLLKLFLKDYIMVVGTDMLTQEVPNLGGKTEQEFFVEGLRFPDKDFDGLITINLSLLEPCGKDFPETPVFTDKVVFHISPWIMTPNTLKPVEVYVCSTDDNYSFLKSIRNLVEKCGYKLKICHKYMNRGDRWMQDELEFGYIDSPHHHFPVVLDSPRDGALQDFPYDSILGPDFGYVTRYALNEEVSSLDSFGNLEVSPPVTVNGKSYPLGRIIIGVAFPTATHGRNMTKVVQDFLWAQKVQEPIALYSDWLFVGHVDEFMTFVPAPDRKKFRLLLASPDAGYKVFKSLQINGNGKAEMFPGLPEAISVNEILSDKKLQAENRYVQNCIDWNRDVLKKELGLDDEDIIDLPILFKVLEEETRAVAYYPDMVNMIVLGDQLGIPKPFGPKVNGRCALETEVCSLLEPLGLKCTFIDDFAPYHKLLGEVHCGSNVLREQSPFKWWNLEL, from the exons ATGTGTCACTGGAGCGAACAGTCAGTCAGTTTATTGCAAACAAGAAAGAAGTGGTCAGACATAACAAACATGTTTCAGCGGACCTGTCGACTGGAAATCAGTGTACCCACACAAATTGTGCATGTCGTTGGTACAGATCTTAAGGTGATTGTGGACCG GTGTGCCCCACCGGAGTCCAAATTCTTCTCGATAAAATGCAGCCCAAACGTGTATTACAAGATCACTCCCCAAGCCAAGGACAAGAACACCGTTCCGTACCCCCTCACCCCAAACTCTGTCCTCATCATAACCATGGACGCAATCAGCAAGACTGCCAACGACAGCAAG CTATCTGTGAGGTTCTATGGAGAGAAAACTGAGGCTCTTGGGGATGCCCTGCTGCATCTAACAGCTGTTG AGATATCTCTGGACGTAGATGCTGACCGAGATGGCGTTGTCGAGAAGAACAATCCAAACAAG GGATCGTGGAAGTGGGGTCCAAATGGCCACGGTGCAATTCTGCTGGTCAACTGTGACTCAGAGACTTCTTACAAGAAGACACTGGACAGTGACAATGATGAGATCCGCAAAGTCTCGG attTGCAGGACATGTCCAAAATGATCCTGCGCACCAACGGTCCAGCTGAACTTCCTGAAGGCTATAGACTGACCATGCACATCTCACAGAGCACTTCAGAGAACGTGAGAGTCTTTAGACCTCGCACAAAAGGAAAGAAAGTCGATGGTTGGA AGCATAAACTCCTGAAGTTGTTCTTGAAAGATTATATCATGGTGGTGGGAACGGACATGCTGACACAGGAAGTGCCCAATCTAGGAGGCAAAACTGAACAGGAATTCTTTGTTGAGGGTCTTCGCTTCCCTGATAAAGACTTTGATGGGCTCATCACCATCAACCTCAGTCTACTAGAGCCCTGTGGCAAG gatTTCCCTGAAACTCCAGTCTTTACAGATAAAGTGGTATTTCATATTTCTCCCTGGATCATGACCCCAAATACGCTCAAACCTGTGGAGGTGTACGTGTGCAG CACAGATGATAACTACTCATTCCTGAAGAGCATAAGGAACCTGGTGGAAAAATGTGGCTACAAACTGAAAATATGCCATAAGTACATGAACCGAGGTGACCGCTGGATGCAG GATGAGCTTGAGTTTGGTTACATTGACTCTCCCCATCATCACTTCCCTGTTGTACTGGACTCTCCTCGTGATGGAGCTCTTCAGGATTTCCCCTACGACTCCATTCTG GGGCCAGACTTTGGGTACGTGACACGGTATGCTTTAAATGAGGAGGTGAGCAGTCTGGACTCCTTTGGTAACCTGGAAGTAAGTCCACCAGTCACAGTGAACGGGAAAAGTTACCCACTTGGCAGAATCATCATTGGGGTGGCGTTCCCTAC TGCAACACATGGCCGCAACATGACCAAAGTCGTCCAGGACTTCCTGTGGGCACAGAAGGTTCAAGAGCCAATAGCACtgtactctgattggctgtttgtgGGTCATGTGGATGAGTTTATGACCTTTGTTCCAGCCCCTGACCGAAAG AAATTCAGGTTGCTGCTTGCTAGCCCTGACGCTGGATACAAAGTTTTCAAAAGCTTACAAATCAATGGGAATGGAAAAGCAGAAATGTTTCCGG GTTTGCCAGAGGCCATCTCTGTAAATGAGATCCTGAGTGACAAAAAGCTACAGGCTGAAAACCGATATGTGCAG AACTGTATTGACTGGAACAGGGACGTGCTGAAGAAAGAGCTGGGGTTGGACGATGAGGACATCATTGATTTGCCCATCCtgtttaaagtgttagaagaggAAACGAGGGCTGTGGCTTATTATCCCGACATG GTGAACATGATCGTGTTGGGGGATCAGCTGGGCATCCCAAAACCGTTTGGGCCGAAGGTGAATGGCAGGTGTGCTCTGGAGACAGAGGTGTGTTCTCTTCTGGAGCCTCTGGGCCTCAAATGTACCTTcattgatgactttgccccataCCACAAACTGCTGGGCGAAGTTCACTGCGGTTCCAATGTTCTTCGAGAGCAGTCACCTTTCAAATGGTGGAACCTAGAGCTGTGA